ATCACTATGAGTAATCCTTGACTAATCAATTTCacagaaggggaggaaacaTACGCAGCAGTGGCAGCAAACACCTCCACCCTTTTGGCCTTCGTCATGATTGCTAGCGCCAACGCAAAGATCGCCGAGAATATCACCAAGGCCATGAACTTGAACTTGTTATTGTCGCCCAGGAAGTAGAGTACCACAATGCTCAGCACTGGAAGCAGGGCTGCGACGACGGTGACGAATGTCTCGATGACAATTTGAAGATGAGACTCGCTGTAGATGTAGATACCAGTGCCGAGGTTTTTGGCCGCATCCTCCGGGTCCTACACCTTTATCAGCCACAACCTACATCTGGGCAGGGAACAGTGATGAAATGCTGTGCTaaccttgatcttggccccGAAGAATTTGTGATACcaggggaagatgatgtcgTTCACCCAGCGGGAGAGGCGATCCAACGGCACCCGTGGGCTGATAGCCATGAGATCAGTTTCGAATTCTGGATCCCATGCATGCTGATCTGGGCCATGAATAGGATAATTCCCGTTGTCGGCACGTCCAATCCATTCTCGGAGAAAGGTTAGATCCTGGAAGTTGGGAGGATTGAGTTTGGCGAGTGAGgcttgggtgaggagggcctTATCTATTGAAGCGAGGGAAGTTAGAGATGCGGAAAAGACAGAATAGGTAAAAGAGAAACGATAATGCGTACTGTACTTTGCCAGCTTCAGTTGAATCAGCTGCATGGTTGCCCATTGTTGGCCTGATTCCGGATCCCCTGGATGTGCAAGGGTAATCCAGTCCCTGTCAAAGAACTGTCGCATTCGACAGGAGTGTGTTCGGTCCATtgccgccagctcctccaggtGATCCTGGAGGAAAATGATCTCGGCCTGTTGATACAGTAGGCTTAGACAATTCAGGTACTTGAAACGACGGAAAATGGCATACTCGTCTTGTCTAGCGAGCAGGGCTGCCAATCTGCCATATCCTTTGCTGCCTGTATCGGCAGTACCGTTGGTATTCTTATTTTCGGCTGCATCACTTGCCGAAGCATTGGCATCTGGCGTCGCGAAGTTCTCGGCTGAGCCACTATGGCGCGGACTCGTATTACCTGTTATGGTATGGGGAGTTGCTTGGGATTGAGCTGCGGTCATCTCTAAAGTTGGAACAGTACCTTGCACGTGGACTGGCTGTTTCATTGTATTGGGAAAATCTCTTCGCGTTTAGAACAGACCTCGTTCTGTCTATTTAACCACAACCCGTGCGGGGAAGTTAGTGGACTCGAGACCGTACGTAAGACCAGGACATGTTGTATTACTGTTGCACACCTCACTGATGTTTAGGTCGGCATGGCTTTTGTTGGTCTTGCCTTAATGGTGGGCAGCTTTGGATGAGGCCCTGGAACTTGGAACTTGTGATTTCACGGATAGCAACATAAGTTTGTGTCGCACGAGGGTCGCCAGGGATTAGCTATTGGGTACAAAGGTGTCACAGAGCGGCAATAAATCGATGCGGTGTGATATCTTTCATGTGGGCTTATTGAATAACCAAAGTCAGCTTCGGTGTTTACATCTGAataggggttcaggggcatGCTGAGCTCCACTCTTCCGAACCGGTGGCCCGTGCACGCCAACCTTCGACCATGAACCCAACAATTCCAATACTGTACGATTCATCCCTGATCCTGTGGCTAATGATTGTTGACCGACAATGGGATAGAAGTTCAAGTATATGAACTAGGGATTCGGAAAACATTCGGACCGTCCTTTGGGCTAAATAAACCCAAAACATCATATTCGATGTCGTGACATTTTGCCGAAAACTAGAAGTGATTCTGATTTGGCAGGCACCTCTTGGGTCAAGTAACTGGTACCCACTGCATCTCAATAAAAACTGTAATAACGATTGGCTTATTCATAGTAAAGAATCATATTAACCTATTCATTATATTTCGATCCCTCTTCAGTATAGCTTTTAATTGTGGTTTAGGATACTGTCTTGAGTTGATACTTTCTTTGCAATGACAGTCATGTTGACCACGACACGGTAGGCAGGAACATACAGCTGTCTTCAAAACACAGTTGGGACGCAAGTGCCATGGTCAACCGGAGGGTGCCTCATGCCAGAGCAGTAAGAGTCGACGATAAGCCGACAATGGCCACGAAGGTTTCGATGCAAGCTATTGCCTAGTCATTAAGCAAATGGTTGTCATATGGAAAATACATCAAACATCATTGCGTCTCAGGTGTCGTCATGCGTTCATAATGATTGTATGTATGGTCGCTGGTCTCAAACATGTTTTGTTTGAATATTCCAATCGGTAATGAATACACCGTTGATGAgtaaaaagggggggttcCCCCAACTATGCCTCCTCTCAGCCAAAATGAATGGGAACCATACTTTGGGAAAACTCTGCAACATCACTGTCTGTTATCAAGAGACAATACCCAGGGAAATGGCACTTTATAGACGTCCTTACTTGCACCCTGACCACGTCAGACAGTTGGAGCTTGATCGCCTGAACTGGTTGCATGTTGGAGCTGCACTACGAGGAGGCTATGTAAGtattgaggatgaggatcGTGCAACTGAACTGAGAGAAGCCGACGAGAAGGCAAGGATGGAGGAGTGGAAGAAGGTATGtgcatttttttttaattcaTTTAGTTTAATATACACGCTGCATACCTTT
The sequence above is a segment of the Podospora pseudoanserina strain CBS 124.78 chromosome 5, whole genome shotgun sequence genome. Coding sequences within it:
- a CDS encoding hypothetical protein (EggNog:ENOG503P3XZ); translated protein: MKQPVHVQGTVPTLEMTAAQSQATPHTITGNTSPRHSGSAENFATPDANASASDAAENKNTNGTADTGSKGYGRLAALLARQDEYAIFRRFKYLNCLSLLYQQAEIIFLQDHLEELAAMDRTHSCRMRQFFDRDWITLAHPGDPESGQQWATMQLIQLKLAKYNKALLTQASLAKLNPPNFQDLTFLREWIGRADNGNYPIHGPDQHAWDPEFETDLMAISPRVPLDRLSRWVNDIIFPWYHKFFGAKIKDPEDAAKNLGTGIYIYSESHLQIVIETFVTVVAALLPVLSIVVLYFLGDNNKFKFMALVIFSAIFALALAIMTKAKRVEVFAATAAFAAVNVVFLSQDPTGEELVELMKQYLTGEKGGN